The genomic region GCGTAGTTGCCGACGTTGAAGACGTCGGGGGTGCCGCCCGGGTTCATGGTGGGGGCGAGCGTGGCCGCGCTCACTCCGGAGCCGGCGAGCGCGGCGGCGAGGCCGGCCTTGGCGGTGGTGGTGGTGGTCGTCGTCGGCGTGGTCGTGGTGGCCGGGGCCGCCGCCGCCTTCGCCGCGGCGCGGCGCTGCGCCGCCGCCTGCCGGTCGGCGTTGGTGACGCGGCGCATCGCGGTCACGTTCGCCGACGAGGCCGTACCTTGAGTTTGGGATAGGGCCAGGGTCGGAGCGAGAGCTGCGTTCACGACCAGTGTCGCGAGGACGATGAAGTTGATGCGCATGCGTGGTCTCCCCTGGCGGCGCGCCGCTATCCCTGGTGCCCGCGACCTGGCCGGCCGCGTACGTGGCGAGCGCTAGAGCAAAGGGCGCGCCGGGTGGGTCGCTCCCGGAGCGTGTCACGTGTTCCTGGGATTCACGCACCGTCGCGTCACGATCGGTGAACCAGGGCGGCGTACCCGCGCGGAGACCGGAAAGGCCTGAGCGACCGAACCCAAACGTTCGTTTGCGGGCCGCCCGCCCGGGTCAGTGCCCGGCCTGCCGATGGGAGCCCCGAATGGACGACGACCGGACGCCCGCCCGTGAGCTCGGGGGACGGCCGGTCGTCTTTACAGGGCGCGCTTTGTAAAACTTACGTCAACGCACCATTCGTGACTTGATCTGCATCACGAAATCCTGCGTCCTGGCTGGAGATTGCCCTCCGGGGGCTCACTTGGCGCTGACGCCGAGCAGCTCGACCTCGAACACCAGGGTGGACCCCGGCGGGATGCCCGGCCCCCCTCGATCGCCGTAGGCGAGGTCGGCCGGGCAGACGAGCCGGGCCTTGCCGCCCACCTTCATCTTGGCCACCCCTTCGGTCCAGCAGGGGATGACCCGTCCGAGGGGGAACTCGGCCGGCTGGCCGCGCTGCACGGAGCTGTCGAAGACCTTCCCGTCGGGAAAGCGGCCCGTGTAGTGGACCTTCACCGTGTCGGCGGCCTTGGGCTGCGCGCCGGTGCCGGCGGCGAGCGGGAGGTAGACGAGGCCCGACGCGGTCCGCTCGGCGCCCTTCTCGGCGGCGGCCTTGTCGAGGAACGGCTTCGCCTCCGCCTTGCGCCTGTCGGCGGCCGCCTTCATGCGCGCCTGCGCGAAGGCGTTGATGCGCGCCTGGGCGGGCCCGGGATCGACGCCCTTGCCGGCGAAGGCGTCGTCCATGCCGCGCCGGACCACCGCGTACTCCTCCTTGCTGAGCGAGAACAGCTCGAGCTCGCGGGTGACCGTCGCGCCGATGGCGGCGAGGGTCTGCTCGTCGGGCGCCGTTGAATCGGCGGGCGGCTGGGCCGTCGGCTTGAGGTCGGTCTTCTGGGCCGCGGGCGGCTGCGCCGCCGGCCTGGGATCGGCGCCGTGAGCGCCGGAGGCGAGCGTGAGCACGAGAGCGGAGACGGCGAACCGGCGCATGGGGGAGTCCTTTCGAGATTGGCCTTCGGGCGCGCGCATTATAGCTTTCCGGTCCATGAGGAAGCTCGCTCTCGCCGCCGCGCTCTGCTGCATCGTGGCCGTCCCCTGCCGCACGCTGGCCGCCGGGATCCCGGTGCGGGTGCGCGTGCTCGCGGGGAAGCGGCAGGGGCCGCCGCAGGTGGACCCGCGCCTCAAGGACCTCCAGGCGCAGCTCTCGCCGCTCGCGTGGCAGACCTGGACGCAGGTGAAGGAGGAGCAGCGCGACCTCGAGGTCGGCAAGCCGGCCAGCTTCTCGCTGCCGGACGGCAGCGCGCTCGAGCTCACCATCCAGGAGGCGAAGAAGGACACCGTCACCTTCCAGCTCAAGGTGCCGCGGAGCCAGACCGCCTCCAGGCTCACCATCAGCAAGGATCAGCGGATCGTGCACCAGGTGGCGCCGGAGAAGGACGGCACGGCCACCTTCGTGAGCATCCGGCCGTGGCCGTAGGGTGAGCGCGGCGTGCCGCGCGGCGCCGTCGTCCTCGCCGGGCCGTGCGTCAAATTTTTGACTTGACCCACAGTCCGTTCGGGCGTTTCATGCCCCGCGTTCGCGGCGCTCCGTTCCGGGGCGGATCGCGAAGGGGTCGCAAACGACAGCCAGGCGCGCTCCTCCGGTCCGCTCGGGCCGGCGCGGGGCGTCCTTTTGCTCGAGGGGGTACACGGATGAGATCGCTGCGTATCGGAGCTCTTTCGCTCGTGGCGCTGGGCCTCGCGGCGTGCGGGACCGGGCAGTCCAACAAGGGGAGCCTGCAGACCACCGTCCGGCTGCAGGGGCTCGCGGCGGGGCCCGTCACCAAGGTGACGGTCGCGGTCACCTCGTCCGATCCCAACGAGACGATCGCGCCCATCGAGCTGACGGCCGGCACGCCCGCCGGGACCTACACCGGCACGTTCGCCCAGCTCCGCGCCAGCACCAACGGCGGCCCCACCTACCAGCTCCTGGCGGAGGCGGTTGACGCGGGCGGGACCGTGCTCTATCGCGGCTCGGCCGCCGGCGTGAGGGTGACCGAGGGCGTGATGAGCACGATCATCATCATCGCCAACAGCACCGCGCCGGTCGTGCACACCGACTACGTGCCGGTCCGGATCACGGCGGTCGAGGCGGCCGCCCAGGTCCGCTCCGGCGAGCAGCTCACCTTCAAGGTGACGGTCAACCCCGACGCCACCGGGCCGGTGGCCCTCCAGTGGAGCCAGATGGACGTGGTCGACCCGGCCACCGTCTTCACCGATCCCACGCAGGGCACCACGGTCTGGACGGCGCCGACCACGCCGTCCTTCCAGACCGTGCACATCACCGTCACCGCCTCCAACGGCCTCGCCGCCCCCTCCAGCGTCACCTTCGACGTGGCGGTCACCGCCAAGGTGGACGCGCCGGTGCAGGTCACCCTGAACGACGCCCCGGTCCTCGCGTCCCTCACCCTCGGCCAGCCGCGCGTCGCGCCGGCGCAGACCGTGGACCTGTCGGTGTCGGCCTCCGACCCGAACGGCGACGCCCTGACCTACACCTTCTCGAAGGGCACCTGCACGGGCTCCTTCGGCGCGCTGGAGGGAGCGCCGCAGGCGGCCTCCACCGCCATGTTCACCGCCGGCAGCGCGATCGGCGTCTGCAAGCTCGCCGTCACCGTGACCGACGCGAACGGCCTCACCGCGACCGGCACCGTCGCGCTGGACGTGGATCCGCTGCAGCCGCCCCGCACCGAGGTGGTGACCCCCACCTCGCCGGCCACCGTGCCGAACGTGGTCGGGGTGGCGGACGACGGCGCCCCCGGCTTCCTCGGCGGCAGCATCCGCGCCACCGGCACGCCCAAGGCCGAGCTCTACTTCACCCCGCAGGGCCTCTTCAGCCGCACCGGGCTCAAGCTCGGTGACATCGCCCGGCTCAGCTTCTACACGAAGAAGGCCACCAGCCACACGGAGGACGTGCTCGACTGGTTCCTCGCCATCTACACCACGCCCTACGCCGGCCAGACCTCCGGCTGGTACGGCGCGCGGGTCGAGGCCGAGGCCTACCTGGCGAAGAACCTGACCGAGACCGTCGGCGACTGGAACCTCTGGGACTCCTCCGGGACCCAGAACCAGCTCCGCTTCTTCGAGTCCACGGCCGGCTACTTCGGCAGCTACACCGACCCGACCTGGAGCGAGTTCGTCGCCGGCAACAGCCTCGGCGGCTCCGGCGGTCGCGTGGTCGCCGCCTACCAGGATCTGCCCATCCTCTACTTCTCGGTCCAGACCGCCTCGGGCGCGGCCGGCTTCCAGGGGCAGCTCGACGGGCTCCGCATCGAGCTGACGGACGGCTCGGTGACGCAGGTCGATTTCCAGCCGTAGCGCACCGGGCGCGGCGCCGAGCGCGCCGCCGCGGAGGAAGGGGCCCCTTCACGAGGAGGGGCCCTTTTCTTTCCGGTCCGCCGGAGCGTCACCGCCCGACGATCGCGGGGGCGGTCGTCGGGGCGACGTGGATCGTGCCCGTGGCGGCGCCGCCTCGCGCCGGCGACAGCCCGGACCCGGCGGGCGGCGCGTGCCCCTTCCAGAAGTCGAGGACCACGAGCTCCACCGCGCACCCGGCGGAGGAGTCCGGCAGGTGCACCAGGATCCGGTCCGCGCCGCCGGACGGCGCCGGCGTGAGGACCGCGCCGGGGCAGGTGGGCGCGCTCCAGGCGTACTCGAGGTCGTCGCCGTCCGGGTCGGCGGCGCGCGCCGCGACCTCCACGTCCACGCCCCCGCCCTCTCCCTCCGTCCGGAGCTCCTGCCGGACGAGCCACATCGACGAGAGCACCGGGGGCTGGTTGAGCTCCACCTCCACCGCGCCCGGCCCGGATCCGGAGACCTGCACGCCGCTCGCCGCGGTGGCCGCCGGGCCCGACCCGGCCGCGCCTCCGCCGCACGCGGCCAGCAGGGCGGGGAGGACGAGCCACCTCCACCGCGTCCCCGACCTTCGGCTCACGCCAGCGCTCATGACCCGTGCCCCCTCCTCGAACGAAGCGTTCGCGGCTCGGGGTGCAGCGCGCGTGCCCCCGGGAGAGGAATGGCGAAGGGCCGGTGCGCGCGGCGAAGCCCCGCAAATCCGGGTGGATCGGCACGTTCACGGACGGCGAATCCGCCGGAGGCCCCCGGCGCCGGCAGACCCAGGGTAGGACGTCACCCGCGGGAGCCGGGCGGGCGTCACCAGAGGACGGCGATGCCTCCCGGCGCCGGCGCGAGCCGCAGCGAGGAGCGCGCGCCCTCCGCCGGGTGGAAGAAGTGCGGCACCGCCCAGCCGATCACGGTGCCCACCACCGCCCCGGTGGCCACGTCGGTGAGGTAGTGGTCGCGGGCGGCGAGGCGCAGGTAGGCCACGGCCGCCGCGCCCCCCGCGCTCGCGGCCAGGATCCAGGGGGCGCCCGGCACGCGCTGGGACAGGAAGAGGGTCCCCGAGGCCGCGGCGAGCGAGAAGGCATACGTCGCGTGGCCCGAGAAGAAGGACAGGTTCCGCTCGCGATCGATCGCGGCGGAGGGCGATCTCCCGAGCCAGGCGTACGGCCGCTCCCGGCCGACGGCGTACTTCACGCCGGTGTCGAGCAGCATGGCGAGGCTCACGGCCTCGGTGACGAGGAGCACGTTCACCCAGCCGGTCTTCGGGTCGTCGCGGCGGTAGCCATCGAGGAGCGCGTAGCCGAGCACGCCGGCGGTCATCACGCCCACGAGGACGTCGGAGCTGGTGGCGGCGGCGCCGGGGTTGCCCCACGCGAGCGACCGGGCGGCGCTCGCCTCGAAGCCGGGCGGGCTGCACCAGCGGCAGGCGCGCGGGGCGAGCGGGCCCTCGAGCCCGAGGAGCGCCAGGGTCGCGGCCCCGGCGGCCCCGGTGACGGCGAGGTCGAGCGTCAGGTCGTACCGCGGGGGAGCGGGGAGCGCGTCGTCGGCGCGCGCCCCGGCCGCGGCCAGGGCCAGGGCGAGCGCGGCGGCGAGCCAGCGCGAGGATCGGACGGGCGAGGTCATCGGCTCACCTGCGGGGAGCGCCTGGCCGCCGCCGCGGCGGCGAGCGCGAAGAGCGCCACCGCCAGGCCGGTGAAGGGCCACGCCACCGTCCGATGGGCGGCGCCCGCCAGGAGCGCTCCACCCAGGGCGGTGGCCACCCGGTTGGCGCGGCCGCTGGCGTGGCCCCGGCCGAGGAGCCAGCCCGCGGCGGCGAGCACGCCCGCGCCGATGGCGGCGTCCGCCCCGAGCCGCGGGCGAGCGGCGGAGAGCGCCGGCCCCGCGCGCGCCACCACCGCGGCGCCGGCGAGGACCGCGCCGGCCGCGAGGGCCAGCACCGCGCCGGCCGCCGCGTCCTTGGCGATCCGGGCCTCCCGCCGGAGCTCGGTCGTGCACAGGTCCACGAGGGCCTCGAGGGCGGTGTTGAACGCCTCGGCCGCCAGCACCAGCGCGACGCAGAGCAGCAGGCCGAGCTGCGCCGCGAGCGGCAGCGCGACGCAGCCGCCCGCGAGCCCCACGGCGAGCCCCGCGGCCACGTGGAGCTTCATGTTGCGCTCGTGCGCGACCGCGTGCACGAGCCCGCGCCAGGCATGGCCGAAGCTGGCGAGGAGCCCGCCCGGCGCCGCGACGCGCCCCTCGCCTGCCGGCGGCCTCGCCGGAGGCGCCGGGACGAGCCGTGTCCGCACTTCGCGCGCGCGTGGCACCGGTGGCTCGCTAGGCCGACTTCCGCTTCTTGTAGTCGTACTGGTAGTGGTACCCGTACCCGTAGCCGTAACCGTAGCCGTACCGGCCGGCGAGGCGGACCACGTCGTTGAACACGAACCCCGCCGGCCGGATGCCGCTCTGGCCGTAGCGCTTCAGCGTCAGCGTGATCTCGCGCAGGGGGTGCTGTCCGGCGCGGAGGACGAGCAGGTTCACGCCGGCCGTCCGGCCGATGATCGCCGCGTCGGTGACCGCCAGGATGGGCGGCGTGTCGATGAGGACCAGCGCGTACTGGGCCGAGACCCGCTCGACGAGCTTCCGGTACCCGGCGCTCATCAGGAGCTCCGACGGGTTCGGCGGCAGCACGCCCTGCGGCAGGAGGTCGAGGTTCGGCCCCACGTCCCGGTGCACCGCCTCGTCGAAGGACACCGAGCCGGCGATCACCTCCGAGAGGCCCGGGCTCCGCTCGAGCCCGAAGACCTTGTGGAGCCGGCCGTTGCGCATGTCGCCGTCGATGAGGAGCACCCGCTCGCCGGCGTCGGCCAGCACGGCGGCGAGGTTGGTGGCCACGAACGACTTGCCGATGCCGGGGCTCGGGCCGCCGAGGGCGATGACGCGGTTGGGCGCGTCCATGAGCGCGAACTGGAGGCTGGTGCGCAGGGAGCGGAGGCTCTCGATGGCGAGGTCGGTGGAGTCGCGCACCGCCAGGAGCCCGGAGCCCTCGGCCGCCTTGCGGCCGCGCCCCAGCTGCGACTGCAGATCGCTGTGGGGCACGCTCGCGTAGACGCCGATGCCGGTGGCCGCCTCCACGAGGTCCGGATCCTCCACGCCGCGGTTCAGCGAGCGGCGGACGAACGCGGCGACCACGCCGAGCACCAGGCCGAGCACGACGGCGAGCCCGGCCGTCTGCACCGGCTCCGGGTGCACCGGCTTCCGCGGCACGAGCGCGCGATCGAGGATCCGGACGTTCCCGATGGTCCCGGACTTGGCGACCTTGAGCTCCTGCGACTTGTTGAGGAGGAGGACGTAGAGCTCGTTCGAGACCTTCACGTCGCGCATCAGGCGCGCCGACTGCAGCTCCGTCTGCGGCAGCCCCTTGATCTGGTTCACGAGGTGCGTGCGCTCCGCCTCGGCCTCGGCCAGCTTCTTGTCGATGGTGACGACGTACGGGTGCGTGTCGGTGAAGCGCTGCTTGAGCTCGGCCCGCTGCAGCGACAACTCGGTGACGAGCTTCTCGATCTCGACGCTGCGGTCGAGGGCCGCCTTGGCCTCCAGCGAGAGGTCGATGGTGCCGTGCGCCGAGCGATAGGCGTTGAGCGCCTGCTCCGCCTCCTCCACCTTCCCGCGGAGCACCGGCAGCTGGGCGTTCACGAACTCGAGCGTCTTCTGCGCCTCCTCCGACTTCCGCTCCACGTTCTGGCGGAGGTAGTCGGTGGCCATCGCGTCGAGGATCGCGACGAGCCGCTCGCGATCGGTGCTCGAGAGCTCGACCCGGATGATGCCGGTCTTCTTGCCCTTCTCGGCGATGACGAGGTCCTTCTGGAGCTTCTGGACCACCTCGCTGGCCGGCCGCTTCATGAGGCGGAACCAGGTCCCGGGCCGGGCCCGGAGCTCCGAGACGAAGAGCTGGGCCGGGCCGCCGGCGGTCCCGGCCGCCTGTCCGACCTGTCCCTCGACGAGCAGGTCACCGTCCGCGGTGAGGAGCCGGTACCGGCCCGCCTCGCCGGCCACGAGCGTCAGCCGCTCGTTCTCGAGGCGCGGCGACACGGCCAGCCGATCCACGGCGATCCGCTCGCCACCCCAGGCGTAGCGGGCCAGCCCCAGGAGCGGCGCCGCGAGCGCCTCGCCGCGGTGGTGCCGGGCGATCGCGGCCCCGACGAGCGGGAAGTGCCGCGGCTCGGCGACGACGTCCAGGCCGAGCTCCTGGACCACGGCGCCCACCAGCGAGCGGGAGCGGATGATCTCGATCTCGGTGTCGGCCGGGGTCTGGGTCGAGAGCATGCCGGAGAGCTCGTCGAGCGCGCCGACCCCCTTCTGCTTCTCCTCGACCTGCACGAGCACGTCGGAGCGGAACACCGGGGCGGCGAGCCAGGTGTAGAGCAGGCCCCCGAGGAGCGCGGCCACGGTGGTGGCGAGGATGAGCCCGCGCGAGGCGAGCAGGACGCCGAGGTACTGCGCGAGCCCGGCCTCGTCCTCGTCGGAGTCCGAGGTGGTGCTGGGCGCCACCGCGATGGGTGAGGGGTCGCGAGGAGCGGACGGGGTCACTGGTCTTCCTTCAGCTGGCGAGTCGCGAGCGGCCGGGCTCGTGCCGGGCCGGGGCGAGAGGGACGTCCGGATCGAAGCGATCGAGGGCGTCGTGAAGATACCCGCAGAGCAGCTCGACGGCGATCTCGGTGTCGCGGGAGAGCTTGCGGCGGCCGTCGCGCCAGCCCAGCTCGAGCTCGTCTCCGCCCGGACGCTCGGGGCGGAGCGAGAAGCGGGCCACGAACGGCGCCGGGCCCGCCTCCTGGAAGCCGTCGCTGACGATCGGCTGGTTGGCGCCGGCCGGCCCGCCGCGGCGGAGCGCGACGCAGCTCACGCCGAGCACCGGCGCGGCGGCGCACACGGCCACCCAGACGTCCTCTCCCCGGTCGGCGCGGGCGAGCCGCTCGCCGACCTCGCGGATCGCCTGCAGCGTCATCACGTTGCGCCGGCGGCGCTCCAGGAGGTCGCGGGGACAGCTCATCCGGAGGTAGCCGAGCCGGCGCAGGCCGAGCACGAAGGTGGCGGCCACGCCCACCAGGAACGCCGCGGCCGCGACGCCGCTCAGCCGAGTGAGGGCGACCGCGGAGCACCCGAGCAGCGCCGACGCCGCCCAGAGAGCGCGCACCGCCTGCTTCTGGGTGAGCCCGCGTTCGAGCAGGCGGTGGTGGATGTGGTCGCGGTCGGCGGCGAAGAGCGGCACGCCGCGGACGGCCCGGCGCGCCATCGCGAGCAGCGTGTCGGCGATGGGCAGGCCGAGCGCCACCACCGGGATGGCCAGCGCCACCGCGGCCGAGGACTTGTGCGCGGTCTGGATCGAGCTCACCGCGAGGACGAAGCCGAGGAACATGCTCCCGGTGTCGCCCATGAAGATGCGCGCCGGGTTGAGGTTGTAGCGGAGGAAGCCCAGGATCGCGCCGCCGAGCGCGCCCATGAAGAGCATCATGAGCGCGTTGCCGCGGCTCGTCGCCTCGACGAAGGTCGCCACCACCGCGATCAGCGCCGTCCCGCCCGCGAGGCCGTCGAGGCCGTCGATCAGGTTGAGCGCGTTGATCACCCCCGCGATCCAGAGCATGGTGAGCGGCAGGCCCAGCCACCCCACGCTGACGGTGTGGAGCAGCGGGACGGCGATCGCGTCGATGCGAAACCCGAACGCGTACATCAGGGCGGCGACGCCGAACTGGACCGCGAACTTGAGGCGCGCGCCGGCGCCGAAGAGATCGTCGTAGACGCCGAGCGCCGCGATCACGGCGCCGCCCAGGAAGAGCCCGAGCGCGTGCGGGAGGTCCCCCCAGAAGCGCGCCCCCACCCCGCTCCCGTGCACGAGGAGCAGCGCGAGGAGCGGCGCGTAGAACGCGACGACGATCGCGATCCCGCCCAGGCGGGGAATGGGGCGGCCGTGGATCTTTCGCGAGCTCAGGGCGTGGTCGAGGAACCCGTACCGGTGCGCCGCCGCGCCCACCACCGGCGTCAGCCACGCGCTGGTGGCGGCCGAAAGTGAGAAGGCGATGGCGGCGGTCTTCATGTCCCGGGGCGTGACGTCCGTCCCGCGTTCCGGGGCGACCCATCATGGGTCACGCTAACACAAGCGAGGCACCCCTTCCAGGCCGATCAACGCTGGGTACGCGCCGTCACCTGTATGTTTCACAAGCGATCGAGCAGGCGCTCGAAGGATCGGCAGGCCACGCGCCGATCGTGGTGTTTTTCGAGCGCTGCGCGAGCGAGCTCCCCCATTCGGATTCGCGCATCATCCGTTCGGGTGAGCTGGAGCACCGCGTCGGCGAGCCTTTCCGCCGCGCCGTTCGGGACGACGACGCCGCACGCCTCCCTGGAGAGCGTCCGGGCGACCTCGCACTCTTCCGGTCCCGCGAACAGGGTCGGCCGGCCGGCGGCGAGGATGCCGTACAGCTTCGAGGGCTCGACCAGCCCGAGGAACGCGGGCTGCAGCGAGGCGAGGTGCAGGTCGGCGGCCGAGAGCGACAGGGCCAGCCGATCGCGCGGCTGGTAGGGGCCGAGCCGGACGTTCGGGAGCTCGCGAGCGGCGAGCTCCACCTCCCGCCGGCGCTCGCCGTCGCCGAGGAAGACGAAGCGGACGTCCCGGTGCTCCCGCAGGAGTCGGGCCGCGTCGAGCAGCGTCTGGAGGTCGTGCGCCCGGCCCATGTTGCCCGAGTACATGACGAGGTGGCGGGCGTCGCCCAGCAGCT from Anaeromyxobacter paludicola harbors:
- a CDS encoding FKBP-type peptidyl-prolyl cis-trans isomerase, which encodes MRRFAVSALVLTLASGAHGADPRPAAQPPAAQKTDLKPTAQPPADSTAPDEQTLAAIGATVTRELELFSLSKEEYAVVRRGMDDAFAGKGVDPGPAQARINAFAQARMKAAADRRKAEAKPFLDKAAAEKGAERTASGLVYLPLAAGTGAQPKAADTVKVHYTGRFPDGKVFDSSVQRGQPAEFPLGRVIPCWTEGVAKMKVGGKARLVCPADLAYGDRGGPGIPPGSTLVFEVELLGVSAK
- a CDS encoding Ig-like domain-containing protein, whose protein sequence is MRSLRIGALSLVALGLAACGTGQSNKGSLQTTVRLQGLAAGPVTKVTVAVTSSDPNETIAPIELTAGTPAGTYTGTFAQLRASTNGGPTYQLLAEAVDAGGTVLYRGSAAGVRVTEGVMSTIIIIANSTAPVVHTDYVPVRITAVEAAAQVRSGEQLTFKVTVNPDATGPVALQWSQMDVVDPATVFTDPTQGTTVWTAPTTPSFQTVHITVTASNGLAAPSSVTFDVAVTAKVDAPVQVTLNDAPVLASLTLGQPRVAPAQTVDLSVSASDPNGDALTYTFSKGTCTGSFGALEGAPQAASTAMFTAGSAIGVCKLAVTVTDANGLTATGTVALDVDPLQPPRTEVVTPTSPATVPNVVGVADDGAPGFLGGSIRATGTPKAELYFTPQGLFSRTGLKLGDIARLSFYTKKATSHTEDVLDWFLAIYTTPYAGQTSGWYGARVEAEAYLAKNLTETVGDWNLWDSSGTQNQLRFFESTAGYFGSYTDPTWSEFVAGNSLGGSGGRVVAAYQDLPILYFSVQTASGAAGFQGQLDGLRIELTDGSVTQVDFQP
- a CDS encoding phosphatase PAP2 family protein is translated as MTSPVRSSRWLAAALALALAAAGARADDALPAPPRYDLTLDLAVTGAAGAATLALLGLEGPLAPRACRWCSPPGFEASAARSLAWGNPGAAATSSDVLVGVMTAGVLGYALLDGYRRDDPKTGWVNVLLVTEAVSLAMLLDTGVKYAVGRERPYAWLGRSPSAAIDRERNLSFFSGHATYAFSLAAASGTLFLSQRVPGAPWILAASAGGAAAVAYLRLAARDHYLTDVATGAVVGTVIGWAVPHFFHPAEGARSSLRLAPAPGGIAVLW
- a CDS encoding diacylglycerol kinase family protein — encoded protein: MRTRLVPAPPARPPAGEGRVAAPGGLLASFGHAWRGLVHAVAHERNMKLHVAAGLAVGLAGGCVALPLAAQLGLLLCVALVLAAEAFNTALEALVDLCTTELRREARIAKDAAAGAVLALAAGAVLAGAAVVARAGPALSAARPRLGADAAIGAGVLAAAGWLLGRGHASGRANRVATALGGALLAGAAHRTVAWPFTGLAVALFALAAAAAARRSPQVSR
- a CDS encoding polysaccharide biosynthesis tyrosine autokinase, with protein sequence MTPSAPRDPSPIAVAPSTTSDSDEDEAGLAQYLGVLLASRGLILATTVAALLGGLLYTWLAAPVFRSDVLVQVEEKQKGVGALDELSGMLSTQTPADTEIEIIRSRSLVGAVVQELGLDVVAEPRHFPLVGAAIARHHRGEALAAPLLGLARYAWGGERIAVDRLAVSPRLENERLTLVAGEAGRYRLLTADGDLLVEGQVGQAAGTAGGPAQLFVSELRARPGTWFRLMKRPASEVVQKLQKDLVIAEKGKKTGIIRVELSSTDRERLVAILDAMATDYLRQNVERKSEEAQKTLEFVNAQLPVLRGKVEEAEQALNAYRSAHGTIDLSLEAKAALDRSVEIEKLVTELSLQRAELKQRFTDTHPYVVTIDKKLAEAEAERTHLVNQIKGLPQTELQSARLMRDVKVSNELYVLLLNKSQELKVAKSGTIGNVRILDRALVPRKPVHPEPVQTAGLAVVLGLVLGVVAAFVRRSLNRGVEDPDLVEAATGIGVYASVPHSDLQSQLGRGRKAAEGSGLLAVRDSTDLAIESLRSLRTSLQFALMDAPNRVIALGGPSPGIGKSFVATNLAAVLADAGERVLLIDGDMRNGRLHKVFGLERSPGLSEVIAGSVSFDEAVHRDVGPNLDLLPQGVLPPNPSELLMSAGYRKLVERVSAQYALVLIDTPPILAVTDAAIIGRTAGVNLLVLRAGQHPLREITLTLKRYGQSGIRPAGFVFNDVVRLAGRYGYGYGYGYGYHYQYDYKKRKSA
- a CDS encoding MraY family glycosyltransferase — its product is MKTAAIAFSLSAATSAWLTPVVGAAAHRYGFLDHALSSRKIHGRPIPRLGGIAIVVAFYAPLLALLLVHGSGVGARFWGDLPHALGLFLGGAVIAALGVYDDLFGAGARLKFAVQFGVAALMYAFGFRIDAIAVPLLHTVSVGWLGLPLTMLWIAGVINALNLIDGLDGLAGGTALIAVVATFVEATSRGNALMMLFMGALGGAILGFLRYNLNPARIFMGDTGSMFLGFVLAVSSIQTAHKSSAAVALAIPVVALGLPIADTLLAMARRAVRGVPLFAADRDHIHHRLLERGLTQKQAVRALWAASALLGCSAVALTRLSGVAAAAFLVGVAATFVLGLRRLGYLRMSCPRDLLERRRRNVMTLQAIREVGERLARADRGEDVWVAVCAAAPVLGVSCVALRRGGPAGANQPIVSDGFQEAGPAPFVARFSLRPERPGGDELELGWRDGRRKLSRDTEIAVELLCGYLHDALDRFDPDVPLAPARHEPGRSRLAS